One window from the genome of Paenisporosarcina antarctica encodes:
- a CDS encoding DUF262 domain-containing protein: METVLQEKTIQDLMESEEKFYIPSYQRGYRWTKLQVRELLDDLWEFHEQDPAKDDVYWLQPIIVKKNEDSWEVIDGQQRLTTISILLQYIKKQIPFLVDHTFSIYYETRPKSSDFLADISASEVLKDNNIDFHHMFEAYEMIQTWFAEHKPQAVMYIAQRLREQVKVLWYKVDDSYDVIDIFSRINIGKIPLTNAELIKALFLSKNHLSRHDNDEDVVRLKQIEIANEWDRIEYALQDDELWYFLQNDTDKDYQNRIEWLFELVVTHYKTSVQKNTPYYTFHVFNDWMQKQSEEGKSNYDIIESIWLDIHRLYMKVTEWSQNRELYHYIGYLRATNVSMDSIILESNNVKKDAFVEILKGIIRNSFDDVDVAGLTYEDKKQLRKVLLLFNILTLQNDALSNQRFHFERYKKEKWDIEHIHAVKSEMPQKQDAQCQFLKEALPHVEDVELCKAIESFLAAYDKELFEELFERTLDEFGDDETNSISNLTLLDASTNRSYKNAIFPKKRQILIERDKTGVYIPVCTRNVFLKYYNPDVTQMNYWGKSDREHYVNALVETLRTVLPNVKESVQA; the protein is encoded by the coding sequence TTGGAGACAGTTCTACAAGAAAAAACAATTCAAGATTTAATGGAGTCCGAGGAAAAGTTTTATATTCCTTCATATCAGCGTGGATATCGTTGGACAAAGTTACAGGTTAGGGAGTTATTGGATGATTTGTGGGAGTTTCATGAGCAGGATCCAGCAAAAGATGATGTGTATTGGCTTCAGCCGATTATAGTGAAGAAGAATGAAGACTCTTGGGAAGTAATTGATGGTCAACAGCGTTTAACAACAATTTCAATTCTGTTGCAGTACATAAAGAAACAGATTCCATTCTTAGTGGATCATACTTTTTCAATTTATTATGAGACCCGTCCAAAGAGTTCAGATTTCTTAGCGGATATATCTGCCTCCGAGGTCTTGAAGGATAATAACATAGATTTTCATCATATGTTTGAAGCCTATGAAATGATTCAGACGTGGTTTGCAGAGCATAAACCTCAGGCTGTCATGTATATAGCGCAGAGATTACGTGAGCAAGTGAAAGTGCTTTGGTACAAGGTTGATGATTCGTATGATGTGATTGATATTTTCTCGCGTATCAATATTGGAAAAATTCCACTTACGAATGCCGAGTTGATTAAAGCGTTATTCTTGAGCAAGAATCATTTAAGTCGTCATGATAATGACGAGGATGTTGTACGCCTAAAGCAAATTGAGATTGCCAATGAATGGGATCGTATTGAATATGCCTTACAAGATGATGAGCTATGGTACTTCTTACAAAATGATACGGATAAGGATTATCAGAACCGCATTGAGTGGTTATTTGAGCTGGTGGTCACTCATTATAAAACGAGCGTGCAAAAGAATACTCCTTACTATACCTTCCATGTGTTTAATGATTGGATGCAGAAACAGTCAGAAGAGGGTAAATCAAATTATGACATCATTGAATCAATTTGGCTGGATATTCACCGGCTCTATATGAAGGTGACCGAGTGGTCTCAAAATCGAGAGCTTTATCATTACATTGGGTACCTGCGTGCAACGAATGTGTCGATGGATAGCATCATTCTGGAGTCCAACAATGTGAAGAAAGATGCCTTTGTTGAGATATTAAAGGGAATTATTCGTAACTCCTTTGATGATGTGGATGTTGCAGGATTAACATATGAGGATAAAAAACAGTTACGCAAAGTGCTTCTACTTTTTAATATCTTGACGCTACAAAACGATGCGTTATCGAACCAGCGCTTTCACTTTGAACGTTACAAGAAGGAAAAATGGGATATCGAGCATATTCATGCGGTGAAATCTGAGATGCCACAAAAACAGGATGCACAGTGCCAGTTCTTGAAAGAAGCACTTCCTCATGTGGAAGATGTTGAGCTTTGTAAAGCTATTGAATCATTTCTAGCAGCCTATGATAAGGAGCTATTTGAAGAATTATTTGAACGTACATTAGACGAATTTGGAGACGATGAGACGAACAGTATTTCGAATCTGACGTTACTTGATGCTAGCACGAACCGCTCGTATAAAAATGCGATTTTTCCTAAAAAACGCCAAATCCTAATTGAGCGTGATAAAACGGGTGTTTATATTCCAGTATGCACGAGAAACGTCTTCTTAAAATACTACAATCCTGATGTGACACAAATGAATTACTGGGGTAAGAGCGACCGGGAGCATTATGTAAATGCACTTGTTGAGACACTTAGGACCGTGTTACCAAATGTGAAGGAGAGTGTGCAAGCATGA
- a CDS encoding ECs_2282 family putative zinc-binding protein: MKNMEMSISMQCSVCGNEQFSTVDESIDMVDALDETEVMCSDCGRVTTKAQLMEENSHIINANIGDFKDEIMKQAQKDIKKMFKKFK, translated from the coding sequence ATGAAGAATATGGAAATGAGCATTAGTATGCAGTGTAGTGTCTGTGGTAATGAACAGTTCTCCACTGTTGATGAGAGTATTGATATGGTGGACGCTCTTGATGAAACGGAAGTAATGTGTTCTGACTGTGGTCGAGTTACTACAAAAGCACAACTCATGGAAGAGAACAGCCACATAATCAACGCTAACATTGGGGACTTCAAAGATGAGATTATGAAGCAGGCACAGAAAGACATTAAAAAAATGTTCAAAAAGTTTAAATAG
- a CDS encoding DUF262 domain-containing protein, whose translation MTEAKTFTFWELIQVEKIERIEIPIIQRDYVQGRQTKDVQQVRESFLNVLFKSLKTKNTIELDFIYGTVNAQGVFAPLDGQQRLTTLYLLHWYSAMREGRMAEARGNLASFSYETRSSSKAFCRLLMQLEDLDFDKETISEEIQNSSNFFETWMYDPTVKAMLVMLDAIHNLYEDALYDTLTNECPIQFKFIDLKSFQLEDTLYIKMNARGKPLTPFEYFKAKLQAYLEQLVKQNKITSTFSTQLLYKMDNQWADFFWTYQKQSYDQAYLQLIQVIVTNQLALDKANNELVSMLVSREHTVSFEEISKAQLDATAWLSGMEKTVDAFIAKEHEHIPKTIIDGEQLVRRSMSTEITYSERLRLFAFKSYVSQDAVIDTKALITWIRFIRNVTENTLYNSVTEYVNSARAIQQLVPYVDDFYKYLAEPTTKLQGFYGAQLEQEKKKAQLMLSHAGWKSLLEKAEDYPYFNGDIGFLLDFAGVTSVKEITNWADEAHVTTQEQFMFYYERSIAIFGLEKLNVDINLFTRTLLTFGDYTLMKGRNYSFLTEGFDRDISWKRLMREENACYLKELFDVLDKNNIEVSLQSIIEKSDVKDWRRYFIQYPLILNETCGSKRFIRYNDEHKILLLEHSATNGYCQEYYSYALYAALQEKNIESDYYHSLGRDGEKYIGVAKLGWNISFKEGKFTWRNETDQVRKRKELEDVVSEVEKELNLSHT comes from the coding sequence ATGACCGAAGCAAAGACATTTACATTTTGGGAACTTATTCAAGTCGAGAAAATTGAACGAATTGAGATTCCGATTATCCAGCGTGATTATGTGCAGGGGCGCCAAACAAAGGATGTTCAGCAGGTACGTGAGAGCTTTTTAAATGTATTATTTAAGAGCCTTAAAACGAAGAATACGATTGAGTTGGATTTCATTTATGGAACGGTAAATGCACAAGGTGTGTTTGCACCTTTAGACGGTCAGCAACGCTTAACCACACTGTATCTTTTGCATTGGTATAGTGCAATGCGCGAAGGAAGAATGGCTGAAGCTCGGGGTAATTTAGCAAGTTTCTCCTACGAAACGCGCAGCAGTAGTAAAGCATTTTGTCGTTTACTTATGCAGCTAGAAGACCTTGATTTCGATAAGGAAACAATTAGCGAGGAAATTCAAAATTCTTCGAATTTCTTTGAAACGTGGATGTATGATCCGACTGTGAAGGCAATGCTTGTAATGCTCGATGCGATACATAATTTGTATGAGGATGCGTTGTATGACACGTTGACGAATGAATGCCCTATCCAGTTCAAGTTCATTGATTTAAAGTCGTTCCAGCTAGAGGATACGCTTTATATTAAAATGAATGCGAGAGGCAAGCCATTAACACCGTTTGAATACTTCAAAGCGAAGTTACAGGCATATTTGGAGCAACTAGTGAAGCAAAATAAAATTACAAGTACTTTTTCAACACAGTTGCTATATAAAATGGATAATCAATGGGCTGATTTCTTCTGGACATACCAAAAGCAGTCATATGATCAGGCATATTTGCAGCTAATTCAGGTTATCGTAACAAATCAACTTGCACTTGATAAAGCCAATAATGAATTGGTATCTATGCTTGTCAGTCGAGAACATACGGTTAGCTTTGAAGAGATTTCAAAGGCACAGTTAGACGCTACAGCCTGGTTATCCGGTATGGAAAAAACAGTGGATGCATTCATTGCGAAGGAACATGAGCATATACCAAAGACCATTATAGATGGAGAACAATTGGTGCGTCGTTCTATGTCTACAGAAATTACATACTCTGAGCGTCTACGATTATTTGCATTCAAGTCCTATGTTTCGCAAGATGCAGTCATCGATACGAAGGCTTTGATTACTTGGATACGATTTATTCGCAATGTAACGGAAAATACACTTTATAACTCTGTTACGGAATATGTGAATTCAGCGCGAGCTATCCAACAACTTGTACCGTATGTAGATGACTTCTACAAATATTTAGCGGAGCCTACAACGAAGCTCCAAGGATTCTACGGGGCTCAACTTGAACAGGAGAAGAAAAAGGCACAACTAATGTTATCCCATGCCGGCTGGAAGTCATTACTTGAAAAAGCAGAGGATTATCCATATTTCAATGGGGATATCGGATTTTTGCTCGACTTTGCAGGTGTAACATCTGTGAAAGAAATTACTAATTGGGCTGACGAAGCACATGTAACTACTCAAGAACAGTTCATGTTTTACTATGAACGTTCGATTGCTATCTTTGGATTGGAAAAACTGAATGTCGATATAAATCTTTTTACGCGTACTTTATTAACGTTTGGCGACTATACATTAATGAAGGGAAGAAACTATAGTTTCTTAACGGAGGGCTTTGACCGTGATATTAGTTGGAAACGACTGATGCGAGAGGAGAATGCGTGCTATCTGAAGGAGTTGTTCGATGTATTAGATAAGAATAATATCGAGGTAAGCTTACAAAGTATTATTGAGAAATCTGATGTTAAAGATTGGCGTCGATATTTCATACAATATCCACTTATTTTAAATGAGACATGTGGTTCAAAACGATTTATTCGTTATAACGATGAGCATAAAATACTTCTATTAGAGCATAGTGCGACTAATGGCTACTGCCAAGAGTATTATAGCTATGCGTTATACGCAGCGTTACAAGAGAAAAATATTGAATCTGATTACTATCATTCGCTGGGACGTGATGGTGAAAAGTATATAGGAGTTGCAAAATTGGGCTGGAACATTTCCTTCAAGGAAGGAAAATTTACCTGGAGAAATGAAACTGACCAGGTACGGAAAAGGAAAGAACTAGAGGATGTCGTGTCAGAGGTGGAAAAGGAATTGAATCTTTCTCATACTTGA
- a CDS encoding GIY-YIG nuclease family protein: MDNEKSLEILRVITEKEIAYQRAVALSVKALTEDELNWIRQVFSGDDIDSKLTEEELNWLKKISEDYGCDYGGLIKLPPPYVRLKKTLFEQEENKEIVRKDLDSLRKIMKKFTPKELIELGNKNLRESRSIRNFAGIYIIHNRLKNIYYIGQSKGVFGRAYQHFVTNPSENKARYEGTVEFNLPEIYDDYRSGNKFNISLIPLENTSFSTLDELESNAISAYNASVEYGGYNRTHGNRVINKSSFNNDDQETAANLILNKIKVTEIFSTLKNDKKRWDYTRTLSLELVLPHNRNFHSNFVNRIKEYQKTNKKSNYKK, from the coding sequence ATGGACAATGAAAAGTCCCTAGAAATTCTTCGGGTAATCACAGAAAAGGAAATCGCTTATCAAAGAGCAGTGGCACTATCAGTTAAAGCACTAACAGAAGATGAACTTAATTGGATAAGGCAGGTTTTTAGTGGTGATGATATTGATTCTAAGCTAACAGAAGAAGAACTTAATTGGTTAAAGAAGATAAGTGAGGATTATGGCTGTGATTATGGTGGTCTTATTAAACTACCTCCACCCTATGTTCGTCTAAAAAAAACACTATTTGAACAAGAGGAAAATAAAGAAATTGTAAGAAAAGACTTAGACTCTCTAAGAAAAATTATGAAAAAATTTACTCCAAAAGAATTGATTGAGCTTGGAAATAAAAATTTAAGAGAGAGTCGGAGTATAAGGAATTTCGCTGGTATTTATATCATACATAATCGTTTGAAAAACATTTATTATATTGGACAATCAAAAGGAGTATTCGGAAGGGCTTATCAGCACTTTGTAACAAATCCATCAGAAAATAAGGCAAGGTATGAAGGAACCGTTGAATTCAACCTTCCTGAAATATATGATGATTATCGTTCAGGGAACAAATTTAATATTAGTTTAATCCCTTTAGAGAATACATCATTTTCAACGCTAGACGAGTTAGAGAGTAATGCTATAAGTGCATACAATGCATCAGTTGAATATGGTGGTTATAATCGGACACACGGTAATCGTGTAATCAATAAATCTTCTTTCAATAATGATGATCAGGAAACAGCTGCGAATTTAATATTGAATAAGATAAAAGTAACGGAAATTTTTTCAACCCTTAAAAATGATAAGAAGAGGTGGGATTACACTAGAACTTTATCATTGGAACTTGTATTGCCGCACAATAGAAATTTCCACAGTAACTTTGTTAATAGGATAAAAGAGTATCAAAAAACTAATAAAAAAAGCAATTATAAGAAGTGA